From the Natronogracilivirga saccharolytica genome, one window contains:
- a CDS encoding glycoside hydrolase family 10 protein — translation MKSASCLILAISWLLMFSGCKTAETATGLLDDYDPPKEDFRGAWLTSVVNLDWPVSNEQPVDEQKADAIAMLDSLKDIGINAVLFQVRGESDALYASAYDPWSYWLTGEQGRAPEPFYDPLSFMVSEAHKRGMELHAWLNPYRVERIKGKYDLAGSNISRREPEWILEFASGEDQYYTMLNPGLPEVRDYVTNVVVDIISRYDVDGVHFDDYFYPYSPVTDEDSLTWEEHHSGIEDIEDWRRHNVNELVAQVHDSIQALDPDINFGISPFAIRKNEDAGTDAFEGYYRLYADGQAWLEEQTIDYINPQLYFELEHPRAPYAPLLEYWTRVAYENGRHMYAGLAPYKIFPPTDWTLEQALDQLLLNLENGKVHGNIYFRTEHMIGNPKGYTDFVRDELYRYPALTPSMPWKSQARPPEVQKLSASWSGDGRMILTWADRYPESGEADPLRYAVYKIASGADEYDQLATAENPALSANDELADEVLKAENMIGLTGENQFVDQWPEGRDEAIYLITSVSRNSRESEPVMIRTSRDGDRFTYDAM, via the coding sequence ATGAAATCAGCAAGCTGCCTTATTCTGGCCATTTCCTGGCTGCTAATGTTTTCCGGATGCAAGACAGCCGAAACGGCAACCGGATTACTTGACGATTATGATCCACCCAAAGAGGACTTTCGCGGTGCGTGGCTGACCTCCGTTGTTAATCTCGACTGGCCTGTGTCAAATGAACAGCCGGTTGATGAGCAGAAAGCCGATGCCATTGCCATGCTTGACAGCCTCAAGGATATCGGCATCAATGCCGTACTGTTTCAGGTTCGCGGGGAATCCGATGCACTGTATGCCTCAGCCTATGACCCATGGTCTTACTGGCTGACCGGTGAGCAGGGGCGGGCGCCGGAACCGTTTTATGATCCGCTCTCCTTCATGGTAAGCGAAGCTCACAAGCGGGGAATGGAGCTGCATGCCTGGCTGAATCCCTACCGGGTTGAACGGATCAAGGGCAAATATGATCTGGCAGGTTCAAATATCAGCCGCCGTGAACCGGAGTGGATTCTCGAATTTGCAAGCGGAGAGGACCAGTACTACACCATGCTCAACCCCGGACTGCCGGAGGTTCGTGACTATGTGACCAATGTCGTGGTGGATATCATCAGCCGCTATGATGTGGATGGAGTCCATTTTGACGACTATTTCTATCCATATTCGCCGGTGACCGACGAAGACTCGCTTACCTGGGAGGAGCACCACAGCGGTATCGAAGACATCGAGGATTGGCGCCGGCACAATGTGAATGAGCTGGTGGCCCAGGTGCACGACAGCATCCAGGCACTGGACCCTGATATCAATTTCGGTATCAGTCCGTTTGCCATCCGAAAAAACGAAGATGCCGGAACCGATGCCTTTGAAGGCTATTACCGACTTTATGCTGACGGACAGGCATGGCTGGAAGAGCAGACGATTGATTATATCAACCCGCAGCTCTATTTCGAACTGGAACACCCCCGAGCTCCATACGCTCCGCTGCTTGAATACTGGACCAGAGTGGCTTACGAAAACGGGCGGCATATGTACGCAGGACTCGCGCCGTACAAAATTTTTCCGCCGACGGACTGGACCCTTGAGCAGGCACTTGACCAGCTTCTGCTCAATCTCGAAAACGGGAAGGTTCACGGAAATATCTATTTCAGAACCGAGCATATGATCGGCAATCCAAAAGGATACACAGACTTTGTCCGGGATGAACTCTACCGGTATCCGGCTCTCACGCCATCCATGCCATGGAAAAGTCAGGCCAGACCACCGGAAGTGCAAAAACTTTCAGCCTCCTGGAGCGGCGACGGCCGTATGATCCTCACCTGGGCAGACCGGTACCCGGAAAGCGGAGAAGCTGATCCGCTTCGTTATGCTGTTTACAAAATTGCTTCCGGTGCGGATGAATACGACCAGCTGGCCACTGCGGAAAACCCGGCCCTTTCCGCTAATGATGAACTGGCTGATGAGGTTCTGAAAGCAGAAAACATGATCGGCCTGACGGGTGAGAATCAGTTTGTCGATCAGTGGCCTGAAGGACGGGACGAAGCCATATATCTGATAACTTCGGTAAGCAGAAACAGCAGGGAAAGTGAGCCGGTAATGATCAGGACCAGCAGGGATGGTGACCGGTTTACGTATGATGCCATGTAA
- a CDS encoding exo-beta-N-acetylmuramidase NamZ domain-containing protein encodes MTFMKRMTVIISMTIMSLGMYACGNGNADNDRQAEDIKSGAQRLAEQNFEIIDGMNAGVITNHSAVVGEQHLVDVLDDAENVEVRALFGPEHGIRGDADAGEVIEDGIDEQTGAPVYSLYGETRKPTPEMLEDLDVLIFDIQDIGARFYTYISTMGLAMEAAAEHDLKFVVLDRINPLGGEKTEGFVLEPEFESFVGQFPIPVTHGMTVGELALMIRSEDMMVDVDGIDLHVVEVSGWSRDQLWSDTGLEWIPPSPNIPDFETALVYPGSCYFEATNASEGRGTYEPFLQVGAPWADGEAIAEELNNRGLPGLRFEPVVFTPESIEGMSSSPKLLGEELGGIKYVVEDPHAVEPVAAGMHILEVFFAMAPDEEREELFDRARFARLGGTHRMYDMLTQGAMAEEVIEAWQEEVEEFRQKRSLYLIYD; translated from the coding sequence ATGACTTTTATGAAACGGATGACCGTTATTATCTCCATGACAATCATGTCGTTGGGCATGTATGCATGCGGAAACGGAAATGCTGACAACGACAGGCAGGCGGAAGACATAAAAAGCGGAGCTCAGCGGCTCGCAGAGCAGAACTTTGAGATCATTGACGGTATGAACGCCGGCGTGATTACCAATCACAGCGCCGTGGTCGGCGAACAGCATCTTGTGGATGTTCTTGACGATGCGGAGAATGTCGAGGTCAGGGCACTTTTCGGACCGGAACATGGTATCCGCGGTGATGCCGATGCGGGAGAAGTGATTGAGGATGGTATTGATGAACAGACCGGAGCTCCTGTATACAGCCTCTACGGAGAAACCCGAAAACCCACCCCGGAGATGCTCGAAGATCTCGATGTACTCATATTTGATATCCAGGACATCGGTGCCCGTTTCTATACCTATATCAGCACCATGGGACTGGCCATGGAGGCGGCTGCTGAACATGACCTGAAGTTTGTAGTTCTTGACCGCATCAATCCCCTTGGCGGTGAAAAGACGGAAGGCTTTGTTCTGGAACCGGAGTTCGAGTCGTTTGTCGGGCAGTTTCCCATTCCCGTAACACACGGAATGACCGTAGGCGAACTTGCGCTGATGATCCGGTCGGAGGATATGATGGTGGATGTAGACGGTATCGATCTGCATGTGGTGGAAGTAAGCGGGTGGAGCCGCGACCAGTTGTGGAGTGATACCGGTCTGGAATGGATTCCCCCAAGTCCGAATATCCCGGATTTTGAAACGGCACTGGTTTATCCCGGATCCTGCTATTTCGAGGCCACCAATGCAAGTGAGGGACGCGGAACGTATGAACCGTTTCTGCAGGTTGGCGCTCCCTGGGCTGACGGAGAAGCCATTGCCGAAGAGCTCAACAACAGGGGGCTGCCCGGACTGCGGTTTGAACCTGTGGTTTTTACCCCGGAAAGTATTGAAGGAATGTCCTCAAGTCCCAAACTGCTGGGAGAAGAGCTCGGCGGAATAAAGTATGTAGTCGAAGACCCTCATGCCGTAGAGCCAGTTGCAGCAGGAATGCATATCCTTGAAGTGTTTTTTGCCATGGCTCCGGACGAAGAACGCGAAGAGCTCTTTGACAGGGCCCGCTTTGCCCGGCTTGGCGGTACTCACCGCATGTATGACATGCTGACTCAGGGGGCAATGGCTGAAGAGGTCATCGAGGCATGGCAGGAGGAAGTGGAAGAATTCCGCCAAAAACGGTCGTTGTATCTCATATACGATTGA
- a CDS encoding phosphodiester glycosidase family protein, whose translation MTNFSQKTTYILIFLFGLFFLYTDAKAAFQSSDVSIRDTLHTEELTYGVVHSRYLADGPNILNIIAIDLDEPYLHFQTAGTDSLTRTTAQAKQNDRKGHRVVAAVNGDFFSFDTDWPIGNQMIRGDFVHGVPAEGRYHVAFDREGRPFLDALSFRGSLVTDDGESFPVGDLNHIGSDAETTLFNRYYGAQTPQDSEVLELILKTVDDEPMQGSRHPVTVMVDDIRSSGGNAVPEDGFVLRIRDKSLSERAAEHIARRDRVTLELGFKPDHQGITDVMGGGVRILDQGEPYSGDNEARHPRTFAAIDRDTTTLFLCTVDGRQTSSIGMSYREMADVLLGLGAWDAVNLDGGGSTTMVVRHEVVNSPSDPGGERKVANSLQLVSTAPPGEAASLSIKPDSFDLYPHESKRPEISAFDTFRNPVDVPDEIEWQTDPALGNIENGVFYPGNTDTSGYIAIRHGDIKDSAQVRVHHITALEPDREELRLEPGASGEITLFGVTDGDDRREIPLDRIDFASDGEELYLSSSGRVYAWAEGSGKIIFEAGELSATVPWTIEGGIKKTALEDFTGELSGWMSPAQTHRSQILGVDPSASSLQTRDNHGVWTFVDDPESKEDWDIRITRQLRDELGDMLYGTHLGARVYLADDAPGDIYMQLVIRDGDGQLEAGPAGRLTPGEWKWIQTELANKHFEGYLNGNGELTREENQFNGFRITGDRETLQDATVTFKVDKVQSSPETLP comes from the coding sequence ATGACTAACTTCAGTCAAAAGACAACATATATTCTGATTTTTCTGTTCGGACTTTTCTTTCTTTACACCGATGCAAAAGCCGCATTTCAATCATCCGATGTATCCATCCGGGACACACTTCACACCGAAGAACTGACCTACGGCGTCGTACACAGCAGGTATCTTGCTGACGGACCAAATATTCTGAATATCATTGCCATCGATCTGGACGAGCCGTACCTCCACTTTCAAACAGCCGGTACAGACAGCCTGACCCGGACCACGGCTCAGGCAAAACAAAACGATCGCAAAGGGCATCGTGTCGTGGCTGCTGTAAACGGTGATTTTTTCAGTTTTGACACCGACTGGCCGATCGGGAACCAGATGATAAGGGGGGATTTTGTCCACGGAGTACCGGCGGAAGGCCGGTACCATGTCGCATTCGACCGGGAAGGCCGTCCGTTTCTGGACGCGCTGTCATTCCGCGGATCACTTGTTACGGATGACGGCGAATCCTTTCCTGTCGGTGATCTGAATCACATCGGTTCCGATGCCGAAACCACCTTGTTCAACCGCTACTATGGCGCTCAGACCCCGCAGGATTCCGAAGTTCTCGAACTGATTTTAAAAACTGTTGATGATGAACCCATGCAAGGCTCCCGGCACCCTGTCACCGTGATGGTGGATGATATCCGCAGCTCGGGAGGCAACGCCGTGCCGGAAGACGGATTCGTGCTGCGCATCCGGGACAAATCGCTGTCTGAACGCGCGGCAGAGCATATTGCCCGCCGCGACCGGGTTACTCTTGAGCTTGGATTCAAGCCAGATCATCAGGGAATCACCGATGTCATGGGAGGCGGTGTGCGCATTCTGGATCAGGGCGAACCCTACAGCGGTGACAACGAGGCACGCCATCCCCGCACCTTTGCTGCCATTGACCGCGACACAACCACACTGTTTTTGTGCACCGTTGACGGCAGACAGACTTCGAGCATCGGGATGAGCTACCGGGAAATGGCGGATGTGCTGCTCGGACTTGGCGCCTGGGATGCGGTCAATCTGGATGGAGGCGGATCGACAACGATGGTGGTTCGCCATGAGGTTGTCAACTCGCCGTCTGATCCCGGAGGCGAGCGCAAGGTGGCCAATTCGCTGCAGCTTGTCAGCACTGCCCCGCCGGGTGAAGCTGCCTCTCTTAGCATAAAGCCCGATTCCTTCGACCTCTACCCGCATGAATCCAAGCGGCCAGAAATCAGCGCATTCGACACATTCCGGAATCCGGTCGATGTCCCGGATGAAATTGAATGGCAGACCGATCCCGCACTGGGAAACATCGAAAACGGTGTGTTTTACCCCGGAAATACGGACACATCCGGATATATTGCAATCCGCCACGGTGATATCAAAGATTCGGCACAGGTACGGGTCCATCACATCACCGCTCTTGAACCAGACCGTGAGGAATTACGTCTTGAGCCCGGAGCATCAGGAGAAATTACCTTGTTCGGCGTCACTGACGGCGATGATCGCCGGGAAATCCCGCTTGATCGCATAGATTTTGCCTCTGACGGAGAGGAATTGTATCTGTCAAGCAGCGGACGCGTGTATGCATGGGCAGAAGGAAGCGGCAAAATTATATTTGAGGCCGGAGAGCTTTCTGCAACTGTTCCATGGACTATCGAAGGCGGGATCAAAAAGACTGCGTTGGAAGACTTCACCGGTGAGCTGTCCGGCTGGATGTCACCGGCGCAAACGCACCGCTCGCAGATTCTGGGAGTGGATCCGTCGGCTTCATCATTGCAGACCAGGGACAACCATGGCGTCTGGACATTCGTTGATGATCCGGAATCAAAGGAGGACTGGGACATACGAATTACGAGGCAGCTGCGGGATGAGCTTGGCGACATGCTTTACGGCACTCATCTCGGTGCCCGGGTTTACCTTGCTGATGATGCCCCCGGCGATATTTACATGCAGCTGGTGATCCGCGACGGAGACGGCCAGCTGGAAGCCGGTCCGGCCGGCAGATTAACACCGGGGGAATGGAAGTGGATTCAGACCGAACTGGCAAATAAGCACTTCGAAGGGTATCTGAACGGCAACGGTGAACTGACCCGCGAAGAAAACCAGTTCAACGGCTTCCGGATAACCGGGGACCGTGAAACACTTCAGGATGCAACGGTGACATTCAAGGTGGACAAGGTACAGTCATCGCCCGAAACACTGCCTTGA
- a CDS encoding TetR/AcrR family transcriptional regulator produces MQVNSKIYRNRTMAYRRSAFMEERVSRRKRQMIKAAEELISENGYKATTMQDVARKAGTSIGNVYFYFSNKDEMVMEVIDHLCEEIWAEDDLEKLDLEAYPHYSIEALDDYLKITALFKKKHFARAILGGATYPGFRDRIIRFFEEKAVDRYSKYSDFYKGVDRELAFACHFGSVVNVMMKVLQEELDRSPQEVGKFLARWKLQARGLQADVVDRAMNDLETLILQIESSRKAPVTSSSE; encoded by the coding sequence ATGCAAGTCAACAGCAAAATCTACAGAAACCGGACTATGGCGTATCGCAGATCAGCTTTTATGGAAGAACGGGTTTCCAGGAGAAAACGGCAAATGATCAAAGCCGCCGAGGAACTCATCAGCGAAAACGGCTACAAGGCAACGACCATGCAGGATGTGGCCAGAAAAGCGGGGACTTCCATCGGGAATGTCTATTTTTATTTCTCCAACAAGGATGAGATGGTCATGGAAGTGATTGACCATCTGTGTGAGGAGATCTGGGCTGAAGATGATCTCGAAAAGCTGGATCTGGAGGCCTATCCGCACTACTCCATTGAAGCTCTCGATGATTATCTGAAGATCACGGCCCTGTTCAAAAAGAAACATTTTGCCCGGGCCATTCTGGGAGGAGCGACCTATCCGGGTTTCCGTGACAGGATTATTCGCTTCTTTGAGGAAAAAGCAGTCGACAGGTATTCGAAGTATTCCGATTTTTACAAGGGAGTTGACCGGGAGTTGGCGTTTGCATGCCATTTTGGTTCGGTAGTGAACGTGATGATGAAAGTGCTGCAGGAGGAACTGGACCGGAGTCCGCAGGAAGTAGGCAAGTTTCTTGCACGCTGGAAGCTTCAGGCCCGGGGCCTGCAGGCCGATGTTGTTGACCGCGCCATGAACGACCTGGAAACATTAATTTTGCAGATTGAATCTTCCCGGAAAGCGCCTGTGACATCATCATCAGAATAA
- a CDS encoding TolC family protein, translating into MKTEFLKYTGLTIVILLMVVDSGAEARPPLQTVLEEAAGKSHTLNIGRAELDKAQFKRHMVYQTYLPNVEFNTSFRSLDERIQFQADPVSFPLPGGNDLQVQVPPVTLQDRNTFRANVEVTQVLFTGFKVPRLGRAARHGEQAAEWSMEADKQELLKEVTEAYDKLALLDQSLKVIDRADERLEEEQRVADQAYEEGLIPAFDLTRLRIAQRDLEKQRIGIEGKRELAARNLEHLSGIGWEQFLEDTSELSLIAIDPANLKPDNRPEIKALEEAGRAADQKYRAARSDYLPEVYAFFRQELYEDDLSVLEPTRAMGVGLRWNVFDGFNRSRKVQKAERDRIIARERLEEVTSLSSLDQKQAEVKFSVADQQLRVSEETLKDARTSLRLSRERYRLGLGPVSEQLEAETDYQKAELDWLEAVYDQRRAAIDLLRASGTMSVDRIVMLEQN; encoded by the coding sequence ATGAAAACTGAATTTTTAAAATACACGGGGCTGACCATTGTCATCTTACTGATGGTGGTTGATTCAGGAGCTGAGGCGCGCCCGCCGCTTCAGACGGTTCTGGAAGAGGCTGCCGGAAAAAGCCATACATTGAATATCGGCCGGGCTGAACTGGATAAGGCTCAATTCAAAAGGCATATGGTATATCAGACTTACCTGCCAAACGTAGAGTTCAATACAAGTTTCCGGTCTCTGGATGAGAGGATTCAGTTTCAGGCAGATCCGGTATCGTTTCCGCTGCCCGGAGGAAACGATTTGCAGGTTCAGGTACCACCCGTCACCCTGCAGGACCGCAACACATTCAGAGCCAATGTAGAGGTAACACAGGTTTTATTTACGGGATTCAAGGTTCCACGATTGGGCCGGGCGGCACGGCACGGAGAGCAGGCTGCAGAATGGAGCATGGAAGCAGACAAGCAGGAGCTTCTGAAGGAGGTAACAGAGGCCTATGACAAACTCGCACTCCTGGATCAGTCGCTGAAGGTGATAGACCGCGCCGATGAGCGCCTTGAAGAAGAACAGCGGGTTGCCGACCAGGCATACGAAGAGGGGCTGATCCCCGCATTTGATCTGACCCGCCTGCGCATTGCACAGCGGGATCTGGAAAAGCAGCGGATTGGCATTGAAGGCAAAAGAGAGCTTGCCGCGCGAAATCTGGAGCATCTGAGCGGGATTGGATGGGAGCAATTTCTGGAAGATACTTCGGAACTGTCCCTCATTGCCATTGACCCGGCTAATCTCAAACCGGACAACAGGCCGGAAATAAAGGCACTTGAAGAAGCAGGCCGTGCAGCTGACCAGAAATACCGCGCTGCGAGATCAGATTACCTGCCGGAAGTTTACGCCTTTTTCCGGCAGGAATTGTATGAGGATGACCTCTCCGTCCTGGAACCCACCAGGGCAATGGGTGTGGGACTCCGCTGGAATGTGTTCGACGGATTCAACCGGTCCAGAAAAGTTCAGAAGGCAGAACGCGACCGGATTATTGCCCGGGAGCGTCTGGAAGAGGTCACTTCGTTGTCGTCACTGGATCAGAAGCAGGCTGAGGTAAAGTTTTCGGTGGCAGATCAGCAGCTGCGGGTTTCGGAAGAAACATTGAAGGATGCCCGCACATCACTCCGTCTTTCCCGGGAGCGCTACCGCCTGGGACTGGGTCCGGTTTCCGAGCAGCTGGAAGCGGAAACCGATTATCAGAAAGCAGAACTGGACTGGCTGGAGGCTGTTTATGACCAGCGCAGGGCGGCCATCGACCTGCTTCGGGCCTCCGGCACCATGTCTGTCGATCGCATTGTGATGCTGGAACAAAACTAA
- a CDS encoding HlyD family secretion protein, producing MNRKKIIIAILAVVIIVSGVSLAVMAGRQYEKDREGPLEGKVKLESVYLAPKVPGRIESVAVREGEQVDEGDTLLIIDVPEIEARLDQARGALSSARAQYQKAKSGATEFDRRRVQAKVDAAESQYSFAKASYRRMENMFNDSLIAAQEYDKIRSKYESARSQLEAAEAKKEDVDTGVRSEKIEMARGDYERAKAAFREAETAYDDRVITAPKPMRIQSVMLQRGELATPGYNLFSGYDTESTKIRFTVPESKMNEFEVGQTHSMEAPFDSRTFRVTLDRIQPLPDYASITSMYPRHELGETVYELYFRPVPGESTGELHHNMTFLLKGAGE from the coding sequence GTGAATAGAAAAAAAATTATCATAGCAATTCTTGCAGTTGTCATTATTGTTTCGGGAGTTTCACTTGCGGTAATGGCAGGCAGACAGTATGAAAAAGACCGTGAAGGTCCGCTGGAAGGAAAAGTCAAGCTGGAGTCTGTATATCTTGCTCCCAAAGTGCCCGGACGCATTGAATCGGTTGCGGTTCGGGAAGGAGAGCAGGTGGATGAAGGGGACACGCTGCTGATCATTGATGTCCCTGAAATAGAAGCCAGACTCGACCAGGCCCGGGGCGCGCTGTCATCGGCCAGAGCGCAGTACCAGAAGGCGAAAAGCGGGGCAACCGAATTTGACCGCCGGAGGGTTCAGGCCAAAGTTGATGCGGCAGAGTCTCAGTACTCATTTGCCAAAGCAAGTTACCGCCGGATGGAAAACATGTTCAACGACTCGCTTATCGCAGCACAGGAATACGATAAAATCCGTTCGAAATATGAATCCGCCCGGTCGCAGCTTGAAGCGGCTGAAGCAAAAAAGGAAGATGTGGATACCGGTGTCCGTTCGGAAAAAATCGAGATGGCACGTGGTGACTATGAGCGGGCCAAAGCGGCATTCCGGGAGGCTGAAACCGCATATGACGACAGGGTCATAACGGCCCCGAAACCGATGCGGATCCAGTCCGTAATGCTTCAAAGGGGTGAACTGGCCACTCCGGGGTACAATCTCTTTTCAGGATACGATACTGAGTCCACCAAAATCCGGTTTACCGTGCCGGAATCGAAAATGAACGAATTTGAAGTCGGACAGACCCACAGTATGGAGGCTCCTTTTGACAGCAGAACTTTCAGGGTGACGCTCGATCGCATCCAGCCGCTGCCGGACTATGCCTCAATCACTTCCATGTATCCCCGGCATGAACTTGGCGAAACGGTGTACGAACTCTATTTCCGTCCGGTTCCCGGCGAATCAACGGGTGAGCTGCATCACAATATGACGTTTCTGCTGAAAGGGGCGGGCGAGTGA
- a CDS encoding ABC transporter permease, producing MSFFRIFFNIVIREFHKFSRNSVALAIFLGAPLLYGPLFGMLYKDAQLYDTPIAVVNEDGGILADRIIDALDDNENIRVSGVYGDESGLNDAFITGDVYAIVTIPRNFESDVQHSRGAEVHVNMNAMNMVVTNYTSRAIQQVLATMDAGVRIESLRKSGVPAQLAEKQHSAFSTTFSRYFNPSNNYLIFLLPGLLGMVLQQVFLLVLAIAFSQEFEENTFIELVGQTRSTFLILLAKSFPYWIMGMLMWLFSLHGIMQAFDIPIDGRLWGIYLFSFLFVMAMSSIGIMVSAAIPSQLKATEVLMVIAAPAFLVSGFTWPLYQMPGTVQAIAHLIPTTHFLEGFRKMILAGAQLEHLQNEVLWLVMLTLIPYFLTLLIIKRRVRITEEHYAAQLSIQGSES from the coding sequence ATGTCGTTTTTCCGAATTTTCTTCAATATAGTGATCCGCGAGTTTCATAAGTTCTCCAGGAACTCGGTGGCACTGGCTATCTTTCTGGGAGCGCCGCTGCTCTATGGCCCGTTGTTCGGTATGCTGTACAAGGATGCGCAGCTGTATGACACACCCATAGCCGTTGTCAATGAAGACGGCGGCATTCTTGCCGACCGGATCATTGACGCGCTTGATGACAATGAAAATATTAGGGTCAGCGGAGTTTACGGCGATGAATCAGGTTTGAACGATGCATTCATCACGGGTGATGTTTATGCGATTGTGACCATTCCCCGCAATTTTGAGTCGGACGTTCAGCACAGCAGGGGGGCCGAAGTGCATGTGAATATGAATGCGATGAACATGGTTGTGACCAACTACACCAGCAGGGCGATTCAGCAGGTCCTTGCAACCATGGATGCCGGTGTCAGGATCGAATCGCTGAGAAAGTCCGGTGTACCCGCGCAGTTGGCCGAAAAGCAGCACAGTGCCTTTTCAACAACGTTCAGCCGCTACTTCAACCCGTCAAACAACTATCTGATTTTTTTACTTCCCGGTCTGCTCGGGATGGTCCTGCAGCAGGTGTTCCTGCTGGTTCTGGCCATTGCCTTCAGCCAGGAATTTGAAGAGAACACGTTTATAGAGCTGGTAGGGCAGACGCGATCTACATTTCTGATTCTTCTTGCCAAGTCGTTTCCGTACTGGATCATGGGTATGCTCATGTGGCTGTTCAGTCTTCACGGAATAATGCAGGCGTTTGATATCCCGATTGACGGGCGTCTCTGGGGGATTTACCTGTTCTCCTTCCTGTTCGTGATGGCCATGAGCAGCATCGGCATCATGGTCAGCGCGGCGATTCCCTCACAGCTCAAAGCCACTGAAGTACTCATGGTAATTGCAGCACCGGCATTCCTTGTCAGCGGTTTTACCTGGCCGCTGTATCAGATGCCGGGAACGGTGCAGGCTATCGCGCATCTGATTCCCACCACGCATTTCCTGGAGGGATTCCGGAAAATGATCCTGGCCGGTGCCCAGCTTGAGCATCTGCAAAATGAGGTTCTCTGGCTGGTAATGCTCACACTTATACCCTATTTCCTTACACTGCTCATTATCAAGAGACGTGTCCGCATTACGGAAGAGCACTATGCCGCCCAGCTGAGCATTCAGGGAAGTGAAAGCTGA